AATCTAATTCGTGGATCAATAATGCCGTATAAAATATCAGTAATTAACAGCATGATCATAAATAGCAGTGCATAAAAAATTGTTAGCCCCATGATCGTCGGATAATCGTTGGTCATGATCGACTTAACAAACTGTTCCCCGATTCCTGGGATCGAAAAGATATTTTCGACTACCATAGAACCAGTTAAAATACTGGCAGTTAGTGGTCCCAAAATCGTAATTACGGGGATTAACGAATTGCGTAGCGTGTGCTTGACCACAGTCTGCCAACGCGTATTTCCTTTAGCCTTAGACAACTCAATATAATCGCTATTCAACACATCAACCATTTCTGTACGCATAAACCGTGCCGTCTGAGCAAGCGGCGATACTGCAAGGGCCAATGATGGCAAAATACTGGATTCCCAACCGTTCCAAAGAGCAATCGGAAACATATGCCATTTGAAGGCTAGGAAAAATTGTAGTAAAACTCCTAACACAAAGCTGGGAACAGAAATCCCCACAATCGAGACAAAGGTTGCCAGTGTATCAATCCAATTATTTTTATTAATTGCCGCAACTGCTCCTAACAGAATTCCTAAGATTGAACCCAGAATCATTGCCTGGGAACCGATTAATAACGATGGTTTTAATCTTGAAATAATTAATTGCAGTACCGGTTGGTTATTAAATTGGAAAGAAGTCCCAAAATCTCCATGCAACATATTACCCAAATAGATTAAATATTGTTCCCAAATCGGTTTATTTAAACCGTACTGGTCATTCATGATTTTTAATTGGGCTGCCGATAATTTTTCTTGATTAGAAAATGGTGTCCCTGGCATTAATTTCATCATAAAGAAAGTGACACTTGCCACAATAAACAAAGTTAAAATCATGTAGCCGAGGCGTTTTAAAACATATTTCCACATTTGTTAGCCGACTCCTTATCAAATAAAACAAAAACGAAGTCCAGAATTAACTGATAACTCCGCTTTCGTTTTAACATTTTTTATTTATTTGTTAACTCGCACTGAAACCATGTTATAACTACCATTTGGTGATAAGGTCATGTTCTTAACCTTTGACTTGGTCATATGTGCTTCACCTACTTGATAAAGTGGTACGACACCCTGTTCCTTATTCAGAACATCTTGAGCTTCCTTCATATCTTGCCAACGTTTACTTGGATCATTAGCATCTTGCGTCATGCTCTTGTCAACTAAATCATCAAACTTAGAATTCTTCCATTTACCAAAGTTGTAACTAGCCTTTGACGTCATTAATGTTAAGAAGTTAATTGGGTCAGGGAAATCAGCATTCCAAGCAGTAACTACCATATCGAAGTCACCACTGTCTGAACGACTTAAACGAGTCTTAAATGGAACATTATTAAGAGTAACCTTCAGTCCTGGTAGTTCTTCTAATTGATTTTGCAGAAACTCATCGAGCTTCTTAGCAGCATCTGTATCATCACCTAACATAGCAAAATTAAATTTTTTGCCAGTATTACCAGTTTCAGCTAAGCCTTGCTTCCATAGCTTTTTGGCTTCTTTAGGATCATATTTAGCGTATTCAGCTGCACTAGCCTTAGTTTCATCAACAAAGTCTTTTGACTTATCTGTTGGATTAGTCGCCATGTTTCTTGGCATAAACGAATCAGCAGGTTGACTACCGTCTCCTAAGACCTTCTTAGTCATTTGCGGACGATTGATTGATAACGAAATTGCCTGACGAATCTTCTTATTCTTAAAGAGTGGTTGTCTCTTCAAATTTGGCGCGATATAGAAAGTTGAATTCATTTTTCGTGAATTGTAACCCTTTGAACCACGCATCTGCTTAGCATTATCACCAGTAATGATGACATCATCTAACTTGTTAGATTGATATAAGTTCAGAGCAGTCGTTGGATCTTTAACAACTTGATATTGTAATTTCTTAACTTTAACGTTCTTAGCATTCCAGTAGTCCTTGTTCTTAACTTCATTCCAAGTATTATCTGTGCCATCCCAGTTAACTAACTTGTAAGGTCCGTTAAAGACCAAG
This DNA window, taken from Lactobacillus sp. ESL0684, encodes the following:
- the opp3b gene encoding oligopeptide ABC transporter permease, which encodes MWKYVLKRLGYMILTLFIVASVTFFMMKLMPGTPFSNQEKLSAAQLKIMNDQYGLNKPIWEQYLIYLGNMLHGDFGTSFQFNNQPVLQLIISRLKPSLLIGSQAMILGSILGILLGAVAAINKNNWIDTLATFVSIVGISVPSFVLGVLLQFFLAFKWHMFPIALWNGWESSILPSLALAVSPLAQTARFMRTEMVDVLNSDYIELSKAKGNTRWQTVVKHTLRNSLIPVITILGPLTASILTGSMVVENIFSIPGIGEQFVKSIMTNDYPTIMGLTIFYALLFMIMLLITDILYGIIDPRIRLTDKEDN
- a CDS encoding peptide ABC transporter substrate-binding protein gives rise to the protein MKVKKLLALGATALLSTFVLAGCGNKSSDSSKSKAPSSTVKIMTKDVIATMDSSLNTDVIGSQAATNTMEGLYRYEGKTIKPGIATKVVKPTNNGLTYTFPLRDTKWSNGDPVTADDFVFAWRRTVDPKTKSQYAYIYEGIANAKDITAGKKSAKTLGVKAVDKHTLQVTLEKPIPYFNKLMTCAFYFPQNQKVVEKWGKKYGTNSKTLVFNGPYKLVNWDGTDNTWNEVKNKDYWNAKNVKVKKLQYQVVKDPTTALNLYQSNKLDDVIITGDNAKQMRGSKGYNSRKMNSTFYIAPNLKRQPLFKNKKIRQAISLSINRPQMTKKVLGDGSQPADSFMPRNMATNPTDKSKDFVDETKASAAEYAKYDPKEAKKLWKQGLAETGNTGKKFNFAMLGDDTDAAKKLDEFLQNQLEELPGLKVTLNNVPFKTRLSRSDSGDFDMVVTAWNADFPDPINFLTLMTSKASYNFGKWKNSKFDDLVDKSMTQDANDPSKRWQDMKEAQDVLNKEQGVVPLYQVGEAHMTKSKVKNMTLSPNGSYNMVSVRVNK